A single genomic interval of Eurosta solidaginis isolate ZX-2024a chromosome 3, ASM4086904v1, whole genome shotgun sequence harbors:
- the LOC137244909 gene encoding WD repeat-containing protein 89, with amino-acid sequence MPSPNSSESVDDIPVFVDGDTCSAHELDTVFKIKWSICNESAVSLKNDYVLDLAADSGFTRVAAGLSSDTVHIFDINAGSTLSTFSDIPAIQESNTLGSVCGVRFLDETPNCLLIGSSQGIVRLFDLRMQEELARFQESIELSQGLSNVGRAKEMNARKAINCFASNSNGRIICTGTEVSYGNAYILFYDVRKRAQVGGYLECHESDITALQFHALNPDLLCSGSTDGLINIYDIKETTEEDALLTTINTESTVQKLKWHKNVYEQDIISCITDTNDFYVYFAEEGDVVAKFYRSQITAAMKRINEANCNVIDAHSLENGDIFLLSGTNDNKGEVMRALRFNNNLLPMYDFNGNKQIVRSSIFDKKNDILVTGGENGIVTLWTKSNHVHKSPALAYSSSELKQKRKKSDKKTPY; translated from the exons ATGCCGTCTCCAAACAGCAGTGAGTCCGTCGATGACATACCAGTATTTGTTGATGGAGACACGTGTAGCGCACATGAGCTAGATAcagtttttaaaatcaaatggagCATATGCAATGAATCAGCCGTCTCACTAAAAAATGATTATGTACTCGATTTGGCAGCTGACAG TGGATTTACACGTGTTGCTGCCGGTTTATCCAGCGATACTGTGCATATATTTGATATAAATGCTGGAAGTACACTCTCAACATTTTCAGATATACCAGCAATACAAGAAAGCAATACTTTAGGGAGTGTCTGTGGAGTACGATTTTTAGATGAAACACCTAATTGTCTGTTGATTGGTAGTAGTCAGGGTATTGTACGACTATTTGATTTGCGTATGCAAGAAGAACTGGCACGCTTTCAGGAAAGTATTGAATTGTCACAGGGCTTATCCAATGTTGGTCGTGCAAAGGAAATGAATGCAcgaaaagctataaattgctTTGCAAGCAACTCGAATGGGCGTATTATTTGCACTGGCACTGAAGTAAGCTATGGAAATGCTTATATACTGTTTTACGACGTTCGTAAACGCGCACAAGTTGGAGGTTATCTGGAATGTCATGAAAGTGATATTACAGCGTTACAGTTTCATGCATTGAATCCTGATCTCTTGTGTTCCGGATCTACCGATGGCTTAATCAATATATACGATATTAAAGAGACTACAGAGGAAGATGCGCTCTTGACGACAATTAATACAGAAAGTACTGTACAAAAGCTAAAGTG gcacaaaaatgtatatgaacaagaTATAATATCTTGTATAACAGACACAAAtgatttctatgtttatttcgcTGAAGAAGGAGATGTAGTAGCAAAATTCTATCGCTCTCAAATCACAGCAGCAATGAAGCGTATAAACGAAGCGAATTGTAATGTAATTGATGCGCATAGTTTGGAAAATGGTGATATATTTTTGCTAAGTGGCACCAACGATAACAAAGG CGAAGTGATGCGTGCGTTACGTTTCAATAACAATTTGTTGCCAATGTACGATTTTAACGGTAACAAACAAATTGTGCGCTCAAGCATATTTGATAAAaag AACGACATTTTGGTAACTGGCGGCGAGAACGGTATTGTTACACTTTGGACTAAGTCAAATCATGTTCATAAATCACCAGCATTAGCCTATAGTTCTagtgaattaaaacaaaaacgcaaaaAGTCTGACAAGAAAACGCCTTATTAG
- the LOC137246081 gene encoding UNC93-like protein MFSD11, which produces MISLDSKLVNILFVSAAFFLIFFAFQTTGDLQKKITEQAQLTIKGGFASLGIYYFVFAAACWFVPAFVVVVGTKWALIAGTTTYVIFIVLFLYPVEWLLYIINITLGAGSAIIYITQGNYIARNSEIEGLTSATRNSGIFLMAQQASYLICATLMYFQYTDDADFEDTDRYIIISILTFICLIGLAMLFFLRLPPSNQAIDESNSMTCAAVFIAVKDNILLLLERDMILLTVIFIYTGVVQAFYSGVYGPALSDTKGLDMESSEVLNLGYIFKGCGGFLGAAIFAVLGDLTIRWGRDVFMYMAGVFHLLAFILIFLNVPNSATFGQSNESSVIHPPNLSVAMTCSFFYGFGASFYTVHIYSMLAGSFMAESTAGFAIYKFFQCLACALSYLYSRFVSLYIQMGILIVILIAAVVCFGIVERGPKEKNRAET; this is translated from the exons ATGATTTCGTTGGATTCAAAATtagtaaatattttgtttgtaagcgctgcattttttttaattttctttgcatTTCAAACTACTGGCGATCTTCAG aaaaaaaTAACCGAGCAAGCGCAACTTACTATTAAAGGCGGCTTTGCAAGTTTGGGAATTTATTATTTCGTTTTTGCGGCAGCTTGTTGGTTCGTGCCAGCATTTGTTGTGGTGGTGGGCACAAAGTGGGCGCTAATTGCTGGCACCACTACATATGT AATATTTATAGTACTCTTCCTCTATCCCGTCGAATGGCTTTTATATATCATAAATATAACACTTGGAGCCGGCTCAGCTATCATTTATATAACGCAGGGTAATTATATAGCGCGAAATAGTGAAATCGAAGGATTAACTAGCGCAACGCGGAATTCTGGCATATTCCTGATGGCCCAACAAGCAAGCTACTTGATTTGTGCCACTCTAATGTATTTTCAATACACGGACGATGCGGACTTCGAGGACACCGATCGATATATAATTATATCAATATTAACATTTATATGCTTAATTGGCCTGGCAATGTTATTCTTTTTGCGTTTACCACCAAGCAATCAAGCGATTGATGAGTCGAATAGCATGACATGCGCTGCTGTTTTTATTGCAGTCAAGGATAATATACTCCTTTTGCTTGAACGAGATATGATATTGCTAACGGTCATTTTCATATATACAG GGGTCGTACAAGCTTTCTATAGTGGTGTTTATGGTCCTGCATTGTCGGATACAAAAGGCTTGGATATGGAATCGTCAGAAGTATTAAATTTGGGTTATATTTTCAAAGGTTGTGGCGGGTTTTTAGGCGCAGCAATCTTTGCCGTTTTAGGTGATTTAACCATACGCTGGGGTCGTGACGTTTTCATGTACATGGCTGGCGTTTTTCATCTGTTGGCTTTCATTCTTATCTTCCTCAATGTACCAAATTCAGCTACATTTGGTCAAAGCAATGAAAGTTCCGTAATCCATCCGCCCAATTTAAGTGTGGCAATGACTTGCAGTTTTTTCTACGGTTTTGGTGCATCATTTTATACCGTACATATCTATAGTATGTTGGCGGGTTCATTTATGGCAGAGTCAACCGCTGGTTTCGCGATTTATAAATTCTTTCAG TGTTTGGCATGCGCTCTGTCATATTTATATTCAAGATTCGTCAGTTTATATATTCAAATGGGTATACTGATCGTGATTTTAATagcagcggtggtttgttttggTATTGTCGAACGTGGACCCAAAGAGAAAAACCGCGCCGAAACTTAA
- the LOC137244910 gene encoding ceramide-1-phosphate transfer protein has product MSSFGRFDIEKVTKIFQECLYESDDVLLAEYLEAYEEINKFFQLMGTVFGFVSSDVRSKIDILCEYRRKEATRDRFVTIKAMIEYEKDEELLKDNSYVSGARTLLRLHRGLEFIYEFLRRLSELNECDKTHACCKSAYNDTLAKHHPWVVRKGAVVAMYALPTQGELLKRVCLNVSRATDVLPEMLKQTKCVYDRIELIYTMHDLHGLP; this is encoded by the exons atGTCCTCCTTTGGCcgtttcgatatagaaaaagtaacaaaaatatttcaagaaTGTTTATACGAAAGCGACGATGTATTATTGGCTGAATATTTGGAGGCTTACGAGGAAATCAATAA atTCTTTCAATTAATGGGCACCGTTTTTGGATTTGTAAGTAGCGATGTACGTAGTAAAATCGATATACTCTGCGAGTATAGACGAAAGGAAGCAACTCGAGATCGGTTTGTTACCATAAAAGCAATGATAGAATATGAAAAAGATGAAGAACTTCTTAAGGATAATAGCTATGTGTCGGGTGCTAGAACACTTTTGAGATTACACAGAGGTTTGG AATTTATATACGAGTTCCTAAGACGTTTGTCAGAATTAAATGAATGTGATAAGACACACGCTTGCTGTAAAAGTGCATACAATGATACTCTAGCAAAACATCATCCATGGGTGGTGCGTAAGGGAGCTGTTGTTGCTATGTATGCACTGCCAACACAAGGTGAACTACTTAAACGTGTATGTTTAAATGTATCGCGTGCAACGGATGTACTACCGGAAATGCTCAAACAAACAAAATGTGTATACGATCGCATTGAACTTATTTATACTATGCATGATTTGCATGGATTGCCATAA